A genome region from Bradyrhizobium sp. WSM1417 includes the following:
- a CDS encoding ABC transporter ATP-binding protein — translation MTVTLDHVTRTVDGIPHIRDVSLTLESGTLNVLLGPTLSGKTSIMRLLAGLDKPTSGKLLVNGKDVTGVDVRQRSVAMVYQQFINYPSLSVYENIASPLRVQGKPRAEIEARVAEAARLLRLEPFLKRTPLQLSGGQQQRTAMARALVKGADLVLLDEPLANLDYKLREELRTELPRIFEASGAIFVYATTEPTEALLLGGNTVCMWEGKALQIGETPKVYRRPQTLRVAQVFSDPPLNLVGIEKKNGSVQYAGGIAAPASGLYASLADGAYRVGFRAHQLALANGETDRHAFHATVTVTEITGSESFVHLTRDGSNWVAVLHGVHEFEPGQTIDAVLDPNDVFVFDAADHLVAAPGNN, via the coding sequence ATGACCGTGACACTCGATCACGTGACCCGGACTGTCGACGGGATCCCACATATCCGCGACGTCTCGCTGACGCTCGAGAGCGGCACGCTCAACGTGCTGCTCGGGCCGACGCTGTCGGGCAAGACCTCGATCATGCGGCTGCTCGCTGGCCTGGACAAGCCGACATCGGGCAAGCTGCTGGTCAACGGCAAGGACGTCACCGGCGTCGACGTACGCCAGCGTTCGGTTGCCATGGTCTATCAGCAGTTCATCAATTATCCTTCGCTGTCGGTCTACGAGAACATCGCTTCGCCCTTGCGCGTGCAGGGCAAGCCGCGCGCCGAGATCGAGGCGCGCGTCGCGGAAGCCGCCCGGCTGCTCAGGCTCGAGCCGTTCCTGAAGCGCACGCCGCTCCAGCTTTCCGGCGGCCAGCAGCAGCGAACTGCGATGGCGCGCGCGCTGGTGAAGGGTGCCGACCTCGTGCTGCTCGACGAGCCGCTCGCCAATCTCGACTACAAGCTGCGCGAGGAGCTGCGCACCGAGCTGCCGCGCATCTTCGAGGCGTCCGGTGCGATCTTCGTCTATGCCACCACCGAGCCGACCGAGGCGCTTCTCCTTGGCGGCAATACGGTGTGCATGTGGGAGGGGAAGGCGCTCCAGATCGGCGAGACGCCGAAGGTCTACCGCCGCCCGCAGACCTTGCGCGTCGCGCAGGTGTTCTCCGATCCACCGCTCAACCTCGTCGGCATCGAGAAGAAGAACGGTTCCGTGCAATATGCGGGCGGCATTGCCGCGCCGGCGTCCGGTCTCTATGCCTCGCTCGCGGACGGCGCCTATCGCGTCGGATTTCGCGCCCATCAGCTCGCGCTTGCCAATGGCGAGACTGACCGCCACGCCTTCCATGCCACGGTAACGGTGACCGAGATCACCGGTTCGGAGAGTTTCGTGCATCTGACCCGCGACGGATCGAATTGGGTGGCGGTGCTCCACGGCGTGCACGAGTTCGAGCCCGGCCAGACCATTGATGCCGTGCTCGATCCCAACGACGTCTTCGTTTTCGATGCGGCAGACCATTTGGTCGCCGCTCCTGGCAATAATTGA
- a CDS encoding ABC transporter ATP-binding protein, translated as MARIDLVDLAHSYGGNDAPQDSFALKPVTMTWRQGGAYALLGPSGCGKTTLLNVISGIITPSRGKILFDGEDITPLSTQKRNIAQVFQFPVIYDTMTVGQNLAFPLKNRGVPKAEIDKRVAEIGRLLDLEPYLNRKATRLTADAKQKISLGRGLVRSDVAAVLFDEPLTVIDPELKWQLRSKLKALHRELDLTMIYVTHDQTEALTFADTVVVMHDGRVVQSGTPAELFDKPAHTFVGYFIGSPGMNILPAEVRGREAKIGGHVIALNRSYDKLPDGAKIEIGVRPEFVEAVAPAPGLLSAKIERVDDLGRIRFARARLGDARLAARAPAGFTSPDGTAGLKFDPSHLHVYADSLLVEGAA; from the coding sequence ATGGCCCGCATTGACCTCGTCGATCTCGCGCACTCCTACGGCGGCAATGACGCGCCGCAGGACAGCTTTGCACTGAAGCCCGTCACCATGACCTGGCGACAGGGCGGCGCCTACGCGCTGCTCGGGCCGTCCGGCTGCGGCAAGACCACGCTGCTCAACGTCATCTCCGGCATCATCACGCCGTCGCGGGGCAAAATCCTGTTCGACGGCGAGGACATCACACCGCTGTCAACCCAGAAGCGCAACATCGCCCAGGTGTTCCAGTTTCCGGTGATCTACGACACCATGACGGTGGGGCAGAATTTGGCGTTCCCTCTAAAGAACCGCGGCGTGCCGAAGGCCGAGATCGACAAGCGCGTCGCCGAGATCGGCCGCCTGCTCGATCTCGAGCCCTATCTGAACCGCAAGGCGACGCGGCTCACGGCCGACGCCAAGCAGAAGATCTCGCTCGGTCGCGGCCTCGTCCGCTCCGACGTCGCCGCCGTGCTGTTCGACGAGCCGCTCACCGTCATCGACCCCGAGCTGAAATGGCAGCTCCGCTCCAAGCTGAAAGCGCTGCATCGCGAGCTCGACCTGACGATGATCTACGTCACCCACGACCAGACCGAGGCGCTGACCTTCGCCGACACCGTGGTGGTCATGCATGACGGCCGCGTGGTGCAGAGCGGCACGCCGGCCGAGCTGTTCGACAAGCCGGCGCACACCTTCGTCGGCTATTTCATCGGCTCGCCCGGCATGAACATCCTGCCGGCCGAGGTGAGGGGCCGTGAGGCCAAGATCGGCGGTCATGTGATCGCGCTCAACCGCAGCTACGACAAGCTGCCTGATGGCGCGAAGATCGAGATCGGCGTCCGTCCGGAATTCGTTGAGGCCGTCGCGCCTGCGCCCGGCCTGCTCAGTGCGAAGATCGAACGCGTCGACGACCTCGGCCGCATTCGCTTCGCGCGTGCGCGGCTCGGTGATGCAAGGCTCGCGGCCCGCGCGCCGGCCGGCTTCACCAGCCCGGACGGCACGGCCGGCCTGAAATTCGACCCGTCGCACCTCCACGTCTATGCCGACAGCCTTCTGGTGGAGGGAGCCGCCTGA
- a CDS encoding carbohydrate ABC transporter permease: MDKTVNQKAWFLVLPVFLVVAFSAVLPLMTVVNYSMQDTFGNNQFFWNGVGWFKELLDPSTDLGGRFLASLGRNLFFSLVILAIEVPLGIVVALSMPRQGWTVAACLVILALPLLIPWNVVGTIWQIFGRPDIGLLGYVLNAIGIDYNYVSNDIDAWVTVIVMDVWHWTSLVALLCYAGLKSIPEAYYQAAQIDGASRWAVFKAIQLPKMNRVLLIAVLLRFMDSFMIYTEPFVVTGGGPGNSTTFVSIELVKIALGQFDLGKAAALSLVYNLIILIVCWIFYTVMTNAGADRKSHEGAV, from the coding sequence ATGGACAAGACCGTCAATCAAAAAGCCTGGTTCCTGGTGCTGCCGGTGTTCCTGGTCGTCGCCTTCTCGGCAGTGCTGCCGCTGATGACGGTGGTGAACTATTCGATGCAGGACACCTTCGGCAACAACCAGTTCTTCTGGAACGGTGTCGGCTGGTTCAAGGAGTTGCTCGATCCTTCGACCGATCTCGGCGGCCGCTTCCTCGCCTCGCTCGGGCGCAATCTGTTCTTCTCGCTGGTAATCCTCGCGATCGAGGTGCCGCTCGGCATCGTCGTCGCGCTGTCGATGCCGCGCCAGGGCTGGACGGTCGCAGCCTGCCTCGTCATCCTCGCGCTGCCGCTGCTGATCCCGTGGAACGTGGTCGGCACGATCTGGCAGATCTTTGGCCGCCCCGACATCGGCCTGCTCGGCTATGTCCTCAACGCCATCGGCATCGACTACAATTACGTCTCCAACGATATCGACGCCTGGGTCACTGTCATCGTGATGGACGTCTGGCACTGGACCAGCCTGGTCGCGCTGCTCTGCTATGCCGGCCTGAAGTCGATTCCCGAAGCCTATTACCAGGCGGCGCAGATCGACGGCGCCTCGCGCTGGGCGGTGTTCAAGGCGATCCAGCTGCCCAAGATGAACCGCGTGCTGCTGATCGCGGTGCTGCTGCGCTTCATGGACAGTTTCATGATCTACACCGAGCCGTTCGTGGTGACAGGTGGCGGGCCCGGCAACTCGACGACCTTCGTGTCGATCGAGCTGGTCAAGATCGCGCTCGGCCAGTTCGACCTCGGCAAGGCCGCCGCGTTGTCGCTGGTCTACAACCTCATCATCCTGATCGTCTGCTGGATCTTCTACACCGTCATGACCAATGCCGGCGCCGACCGGAAATCGCATGAAGGAGCCGTGTGA
- a CDS encoding carbohydrate ABC transporter permease has translation MHSIPGRRLIMALFLIFLLLPIYWLVNMSFKTNAEIVSTMTLWPHAPTLQHYKRIFTDESWYSGYINSLEYVVLNTIISISVALPAAYAFSRYRFLGDKHLFFWLLSNRMAPAAVYALPFFNLYSAIGLFDTPWAVALAHCIFNVPLAVWILEGFVSGVPREIDETAFLDGYSFPRFFIKILVPLIASGIGVAAFFCFMFSWVELLLARTLTSVSAKPIAAIMTRTVSAAGMDWGLLAAAGVLTIIPGALVIWFVRNYIASGFALGRV, from the coding sequence ATGCATTCGATCCCCGGCCGTCGTCTCATCATGGCGCTGTTCTTGATCTTCCTGCTGTTGCCGATCTACTGGCTTGTCAACATGAGCTTCAAGACCAACGCCGAGATCGTCTCGACGATGACGCTGTGGCCGCACGCCCCGACGCTCCAGCACTACAAGCGCATCTTCACCGACGAGAGCTGGTATTCCGGCTACATCAACTCGCTGGAATATGTCGTCCTCAACACCATCATCTCGATCTCTGTGGCGCTGCCGGCGGCCTACGCGTTCTCGCGCTACCGTTTCCTCGGTGACAAGCATCTGTTCTTCTGGCTGTTGTCGAACCGCATGGCGCCGGCCGCGGTCTATGCCCTGCCGTTCTTCAACCTCTATTCGGCGATCGGGCTGTTCGATACGCCTTGGGCGGTTGCGCTCGCGCATTGCATCTTCAACGTGCCCTTAGCGGTGTGGATCCTGGAAGGATTCGTCTCCGGCGTGCCGCGGGAGATCGACGAGACCGCCTTCCTCGACGGCTATTCCTTCCCGCGCTTCTTCATCAAGATCCTGGTGCCGCTGATTGCGAGTGGCATCGGCGTCGCCGCCTTCTTCTGCTTCATGTTCTCCTGGGTCGAGCTGCTGCTCGCGCGCACACTGACCTCGGTCTCGGCCAAGCCGATCGCGGCGATCATGACGCGCACGGTGTCGGCCGCGGGCATGGACTGGGGACTGCTGGCGGCGGCCGGCGTGCTGACGATCATCCCGGGCGCACTCGTGATCTGGTTCGTCCGCAATTACATCGCGAGCGGTTTCGCGCTCGGTCGGGTCTAG
- a CDS encoding DUF2160 domain-containing protein translates to MEWIAWMAWTPPTAIFFVALSCTLAVMTWLAVAYPEAERVGVLRIPTTRGDRLFISLITAAVIHLLWIAFAGTDALATLPIGEDGLEISRLWIASGISLATAVLIFRTV, encoded by the coding sequence ATGGAATGGATTGCATGGATGGCCTGGACGCCGCCGACCGCGATCTTCTTTGTCGCGCTCTCCTGCACGCTTGCCGTGATGACCTGGCTCGCGGTGGCCTATCCCGAAGCCGAGCGGGTCGGCGTGCTGCGCATCCCGACCACGCGCGGCGATCGCCTGTTCATCTCCCTGATCACCGCGGCGGTCATCCATTTGCTGTGGATCGCCTTCGCCGGCACCGACGCCCTCGCCACGCTGCCGATCGGCGAGGACGGACTTGAAATTTCGCGGCTTTGGATCGCATCAGGAATTTCGCTGGCCACGGCCGTGCTCATTTTCCGCACGGTCTAG
- a CDS encoding ABC transporter substrate-binding protein gives MSSVAAIVAVSLAVSAPVRAADDAAIQKWIAEFQPSTLSKEDQKKELEWFAKAAEPFKGMEINVVSETITTHEYEAQTLAKAFSELTGIKLKHDLIQEGDVVEKLQTQMQSGKNVYDGWINDSDLIGTHFRYGQTIALSDYMTGEGKDVTDPMLDVNDFIGKSFGTAPDGKLYQLPDQQFANLYWFRYDWFTNADYKAKFKAKYGYELGVPVNWSAYEDIAEFFTNDVKEINGVKVYGHMDYGKKDPSLGWRFTDAWLSMAGNGDKGIPNGLPVDEWGIRMEGCRPVGSSVERGGDTNGPAAVYSITKYLEWMKKYAPPQAQGMTFSESGPVPAQGNIAQQMFWYTAFTADMVKPGIAVMNADGTPKWRMAPSPHGSYWKEGMKLGYQDAGSATLLKSTPADRRKAAWLYLQFIVSKTVSLKKSHVGLTFIRESDIWDKSFTERAPKLGGLIEFYRSPARVQWTPTGNNVPDYPKLAQLWWQNIGDASSGAKTPQAAMDSLAAAQDSVMERLEKSGVQGACGPKLHKKESAEFWFAKAQKDGTIAPQRKLANEKPKGETVDYDTLIKSWPAQPPKRAEAK, from the coding sequence ATGTCCAGCGTCGCCGCCATCGTCGCGGTGTCGCTGGCCGTCTCGGCGCCGGTGCGCGCCGCCGACGACGCTGCGATCCAGAAGTGGATCGCGGAATTCCAGCCCTCGACGCTGTCGAAGGAAGACCAGAAGAAGGAGCTGGAGTGGTTCGCCAAGGCCGCCGAGCCCTTCAAAGGCATGGAGATCAACGTGGTCTCCGAAACCATCACGACCCACGAATACGAGGCGCAGACGCTGGCCAAGGCGTTCTCCGAGCTCACCGGCATCAAGCTCAAGCACGACCTCATCCAGGAAGGTGACGTCGTCGAGAAGCTGCAGACCCAGATGCAGTCCGGCAAGAACGTGTACGACGGCTGGATCAACGATTCCGACCTGATCGGCACTCACTTCCGCTACGGCCAGACCATCGCGCTGTCGGACTACATGACCGGCGAGGGCAAGGACGTCACCGATCCCATGCTCGACGTCAACGACTTCATCGGCAAGTCGTTCGGCACCGCGCCCGACGGCAAGCTCTATCAGCTGCCCGACCAGCAGTTCGCCAACCTGTACTGGTTCCGCTACGACTGGTTCACCAACGCCGACTACAAGGCCAAGTTCAAGGCCAAGTATGGCTACGAGCTCGGCGTTCCCGTGAACTGGTCGGCCTATGAAGACATCGCCGAGTTCTTCACCAACGACGTCAAGGAGATCAACGGCGTCAAGGTCTATGGCCATATGGACTATGGCAAGAAGGACCCGTCGCTCGGCTGGCGTTTCACCGATGCCTGGCTGTCGATGGCCGGTAACGGTGACAAGGGCATCCCGAACGGTCTGCCGGTCGACGAATGGGGCATCCGCATGGAAGGCTGCCGTCCGGTCGGCTCCTCGGTCGAGCGTGGTGGCGACACCAACGGTCCGGCGGCGGTCTACTCGATCACGAAGTACCTCGAGTGGATGAAGAAGTATGCTCCGCCGCAGGCTCAGGGCATGACCTTCTCCGAGTCGGGTCCGGTGCCGGCGCAGGGCAACATTGCCCAGCAGATGTTCTGGTACACCGCCTTCACCGCAGACATGGTGAAGCCGGGCATCGCCGTGATGAACGCGGACGGTACGCCGAAGTGGCGTATGGCTCCGTCGCCGCACGGTTCGTACTGGAAGGAAGGCATGAAGCTCGGCTACCAGGACGCGGGTTCGGCGACGCTGCTGAAGTCGACTCCGGCGGATCGCCGCAAGGCGGCCTGGCTCTATCTCCAGTTCATCGTCTCCAAGACGGTGTCGCTGAAGAAGAGCCATGTCGGTCTCACCTTCATCCGCGAATCCGACATCTGGGACAAGTCGTTCACGGAGCGTGCGCCGAAGCTCGGCGGCCTGATCGAGTTCTACCGCTCGCCCGCGCGCGTGCAGTGGACCCCGACCGGCAACAACGTGCCCGACTATCCGAAGCTGGCGCAGCTGTGGTGGCAGAACATCGGCGATGCGTCGTCCGGTGCCAAGACGCCGCAGGCCGCGATGGACTCGCTTGCCGCGGCCCAGGACTCCGTCATGGAGCGTTTGGAGAAGTCGGGCGTGCAGGGTGCCTGCGGTCCGAAGCTGCACAAGAAGGAGTCGGCCGAGTTCTGGTTCGCCAAGGCCCAGAAGGACGGCACGATTGCTCCCCAGCGCAAGCTCGCCAACGAGAAGCCGAAGGGCGAGACGGTTGACTACGACACCCTGATCAAGTCGTGGCCGGCCCAGCCCCCGAAGCGCGCGGAAGCGAAGTAA
- a CDS encoding alkene reductase — protein sequence MSRSTKLFETYKLGPITLANRFVMAPLTRNRAVPGTFVPGALAADYYAQRASAGLLITEASQVSQQGQGYQDTPGIYSKEQVAGWRKVTDQVHQRGGKIFIQLWHVGRISHVDLQANGAAPVAPSAIRAKGKTFVNGGFADVSEPRALELSEIPGIIDDFKRATKNALEAGFDGVEIHGANGYLLEQFAKDGTNKRTDAYGGSIENRARLMLEVSKAVVAEAGAERTGIRISPVTPANDISDSNPQALYDHIVDGLAALKLVYLHVVEGATGGPRDIAPFDYAGLRKRFPGAYIANNGYDFDLATKVLDADAADLIAFGKPFISNPDLVERLKTGAALNDWDKNTFYGGGAKGYTDYPALAAEPAE from the coding sequence ATGAGCCGCTCGACCAAATTGTTTGAGACCTACAAGCTCGGCCCGATCACGCTTGCGAACCGTTTCGTGATGGCGCCGCTGACGCGCAACCGGGCCGTTCCCGGCACCTTCGTACCGGGCGCACTCGCCGCCGACTATTACGCCCAGCGTGCCTCGGCGGGGCTTCTGATCACCGAAGCGAGCCAGGTCTCGCAGCAGGGCCAAGGCTACCAGGACACCCCCGGCATCTACTCCAAGGAGCAGGTTGCCGGCTGGCGCAAGGTCACCGATCAGGTGCACCAGCGCGGCGGCAAGATCTTCATCCAGCTCTGGCACGTCGGCCGTATCTCGCATGTCGATCTTCAGGCCAATGGCGCAGCCCCGGTGGCGCCGAGCGCAATCCGGGCCAAGGGCAAGACTTTCGTCAACGGCGGTTTCGCCGATGTTTCCGAGCCCCGTGCGCTCGAGCTCTCCGAAATTCCAGGGATCATCGACGACTTCAAGCGCGCCACGAAGAACGCACTCGAAGCCGGCTTCGACGGCGTCGAGATCCACGGCGCCAACGGCTATCTGCTCGAGCAGTTTGCCAAGGACGGCACCAACAAGCGGACCGACGCCTATGGCGGCTCGATCGAGAACCGCGCGCGGCTGATGCTGGAAGTCTCCAAGGCTGTCGTCGCCGAGGCCGGCGCCGAGCGCACCGGCATTCGCATCTCGCCGGTGACGCCGGCCAACGACATCTCGGATTCGAACCCGCAAGCCCTCTACGACCATATCGTCGACGGTCTCGCCGCGCTCAAGCTAGTCTATCTCCACGTCGTCGAAGGCGCCACCGGCGGTCCGCGCGACATCGCGCCGTTCGACTATGCGGGTCTGCGCAAGCGCTTCCCCGGCGCCTACATCGCCAACAACGGCTATGATTTCGATCTCGCCACCAAGGTGCTGGACGCGGACGCGGCCGATCTCATCGCGTTCGGCAAGCCTTTCATCTCCAACCCCGATCTGGTCGAGCGGCTGAAGACGGGCGCGGCGCTGAACGATTGGGATAAGAACACGTTCTACGGCGGCGGCGCGAAGGGATACACGGATTACCCGGCGCTGGCGGCTGAGCCGGCGGAGTAA
- a CDS encoding DUF1993 family protein, whose product MSFHDAVVPAYLQMLNSLTGLLTKAEAHCAAKKVDPAVLLGSRLFPDMLPLSKQIQLVTDFAAKGCARLTHSDVPSTPDTETSFAELKQRLAKTIDYVKSFKPDQFEGADTKDVTFPAGPDKSITMKGQQFLSAFSLPNFYFHAATAHGLLRHAGVEVGKRDFLGAN is encoded by the coding sequence ATGTCCTTCCACGACGCCGTCGTTCCCGCCTATTTGCAAATGCTGAACAGCCTGACCGGCCTGCTCACGAAAGCCGAGGCGCATTGCGCGGCCAAGAAGGTCGATCCCGCCGTCCTGCTCGGCTCCCGCTTGTTTCCGGACATGCTGCCGCTGTCGAAGCAGATCCAGCTGGTCACCGATTTCGCAGCCAAAGGTTGCGCCCGGCTGACCCATAGCGACGTGCCGTCCACACCGGACACCGAGACCAGCTTTGCGGAGTTGAAGCAGCGCCTGGCGAAGACCATCGACTATGTGAAATCGTTCAAGCCGGACCAGTTCGAGGGCGCCGACACCAAGGACGTCACCTTCCCGGCCGGTCCCGACAAGTCCATCACCATGAAGGGCCAGCAATTCCTGAGCGCGTTCTCGCTGCCGAACTTCTATTTCCACGCCGCGACCGCCCACGGCCTTCTGCGCCACGCCGGCGTCGAGGTCGGCAAGCGCGATTTTCTCGGCGCGAACTGA
- a CDS encoding lytic murein transglycosylase — protein sequence MLQTRFAIAAAALLTLALPASAQLAAPSAKPAPPRATAPSPRAASCHNGANFDRFLADVKQQAVAAGVSQRTIAASSPYLVYDQGIVNRDRGQRVFGQLFTEFAGRMAAPYRMQNGQQHIKQHAAAFARAEKEYGVPPAVIAAFWGLESDFGVNMGNLPTLKSLVSLAYDCRRSEMFVNETIAALKIIDRGDLHPDEMVGSWAGELGQTQFLPVHYVNYAVDYDGDGRRDLLRSEDDVIGSTANYIANGLKWRRGEPWLEEIKVPQNLPWDQTDLTVQLPRSKWAQLGVTYPDGRPLPNDNLAASVLLPMGRNGPAFMAYPNFAAYTEWNNSLIYSTTAGYLATRIAGAAPMRKPSTPVAQLPFNELKQLQQLLVQAGFNVGKVDGVLGQQSRAAVKAMQIKYGLPADSWPTAELLTRMRGGTAQAQPAGMVR from the coding sequence ATGCTCCAGACCCGATTTGCGATCGCGGCCGCCGCCCTGCTCACGCTCGCCCTTCCCGCCTCTGCCCAGCTTGCGGCGCCGTCCGCAAAACCCGCCCCCCCCAGGGCCACCGCGCCCTCGCCGCGCGCGGCGTCGTGCCATAACGGCGCGAACTTCGATCGCTTCCTGGCCGATGTGAAACAGCAGGCCGTTGCCGCCGGCGTTTCGCAGCGGACGATCGCGGCGTCTTCGCCTTACCTCGTCTACGACCAGGGCATCGTCAATCGCGACCGTGGCCAGCGCGTGTTCGGCCAGCTCTTCACCGAATTTGCCGGCCGCATGGCCGCGCCCTATCGCATGCAGAATGGCCAGCAGCATATCAAGCAACATGCGGCCGCGTTCGCGCGGGCGGAAAAGGAATACGGCGTACCGCCGGCGGTGATCGCCGCGTTCTGGGGACTGGAGAGCGACTTCGGCGTCAACATGGGTAATCTGCCGACACTGAAATCGCTGGTGTCGCTGGCCTATGATTGCCGCCGCTCGGAGATGTTCGTGAACGAGACCATCGCCGCGCTGAAGATCATCGACCGCGGCGATTTGCATCCCGACGAGATGGTCGGCTCCTGGGCCGGCGAGCTCGGACAGACCCAGTTCCTGCCCGTGCATTACGTCAACTATGCCGTCGACTACGACGGCGACGGACGGCGCGATCTCCTCCGCAGCGAGGACGACGTGATCGGCTCGACCGCGAACTACATCGCCAACGGATTGAAGTGGCGGCGCGGCGAGCCGTGGCTCGAGGAGATCAAGGTGCCGCAAAACCTGCCGTGGGATCAGACCGACCTCACGGTGCAGCTGCCGCGCTCGAAATGGGCGCAGCTGGGGGTGACCTATCCCGACGGGAGGCCGCTGCCGAACGACAATCTTGCCGCGTCGGTGCTGCTGCCGATGGGTCGGAACGGGCCGGCCTTCATGGCGTACCCGAATTTCGCGGCCTACACCGAGTGGAATAACTCGCTGATCTATTCGACCACCGCAGGTTATCTCGCCACCCGCATCGCGGGCGCGGCTCCGATGCGAAAGCCGTCCACACCGGTCGCGCAACTGCCTTTCAACGAACTCAAGCAATTGCAGCAGCTTCTGGTCCAGGCTGGCTTCAACGTCGGCAAGGTCGACGGCGTGCTAGGCCAGCAAAGCCGCGCCGCCGTGAAGGCGATGCAGATCAAATACGGTCTGCCGGCGGATTCCTGGCCGACGGCCGAGCTTTTGACCCGGATGCGCGGTGGCACGGCGCAGGCGCAGCCGGCGGGAATGGTGCGATAG
- the htpX gene encoding zinc metalloprotease HtpX codes for MNYLRTAMLLAGLTALFMGVGYLIGGAGGAVIALVIAAATNLFTYWNSDRMVLSMYGAHEVDRSSAPDLVGLVAELAGRARLPMPRVFLMDEPQPNAFATGRNPENAAVAVTTGLMRQLSREELAGVIAHELAHIKNHDTLLMTVTATIAGAISMLAQFGMFFGGDRDNNGPGIVGSILMMILAPIGAMLVQMAISRTREYAADNLGARIAGQPMWLASALVKIEGAAHQVPNVEAERNPATAHMFIINPLSGQGVDNLFATHPSTQNRIAALQQLAAELGAQASPSVGANENYPPRSPWGRSSSRGPWG; via the coding sequence ATGAACTATCTTCGTACCGCAATGCTGCTCGCAGGCCTCACCGCCCTGTTCATGGGTGTTGGCTATCTGATCGGCGGTGCCGGCGGCGCCGTGATTGCGCTCGTCATTGCCGCGGCGACCAATCTCTTCACCTACTGGAACTCCGACCGGATGGTGCTGTCCATGTATGGCGCCCATGAGGTCGACCGCAGCAGCGCGCCGGATCTGGTCGGGCTCGTCGCCGAGCTTGCGGGCCGCGCCCGCTTGCCGATGCCGCGCGTGTTCCTGATGGACGAGCCGCAGCCCAACGCGTTTGCCACCGGGCGCAATCCGGAGAATGCCGCGGTCGCGGTCACCACCGGGTTGATGCGCCAGCTCAGCCGCGAGGAGCTCGCCGGCGTGATCGCGCACGAGCTTGCCCATATCAAAAACCACGACACGCTGCTGATGACTGTGACCGCGACCATTGCGGGTGCGATCTCGATGCTGGCGCAGTTCGGCATGTTCTTCGGAGGCGACCGCGACAACAATGGTCCGGGCATCGTCGGTTCGATCCTGATGATGATCCTCGCCCCGATCGGCGCCATGCTGGTGCAGATGGCGATCAGTCGTACGCGCGAATACGCCGCGGACAATCTCGGCGCTCGCATCGCCGGTCAGCCGATGTGGCTGGCATCGGCGCTGGTGAAGATCGAAGGCGCGGCGCACCAGGTCCCGAATGTCGAGGCGGAACGAAATCCCGCCACCGCGCACATGTTCATCATCAATCCGCTGTCGGGCCAGGGCGTCGACAATCTGTTCGCCACCCATCCCTCGACGCAGAATCGCATCGCGGCGCTTCAGCAGCTCGCAGCCGAGCTCGGCGCGCAGGCGTCGCCGTCGGTCGGCGCCAATGAGAACTATCCGCCGCGGAGCCCGTGGGGTCGCTCGTCCTCGCGCGGGCCCTGGGGCTGA
- a CDS encoding tetratricopeptide repeat protein: MTKAAVPLLIVVGVLIGLSTHTVVNCGDEDEPDICSAVIGFSPLRGSLIAFAYEGRGRIALRHGDWRRAIADFDEAIHLNPNRATLYRDRALARRQNGELELAIEDYDEAIAHDPRHAAPYHQRGLALAAAGDLDRAILSYNTAVRLDPSDAQPRLDRGLAFLARGQANEARADFEAALALPAGKDARTHDAARAKLAELASAEPTRLAAPGR, from the coding sequence ATGACCAAAGCTGCAGTACCATTGTTGATTGTCGTAGGCGTGCTGATTGGCCTGTCCACGCACACCGTCGTCAATTGCGGAGACGAGGACGAGCCCGACATCTGTTCGGCCGTGATCGGCTTCTCGCCGCTGCGCGGCTCGCTGATCGCTTTCGCCTATGAGGGGCGCGGACGGATCGCGCTACGCCACGGCGACTGGCGGCGGGCGATCGCGGATTTCGACGAGGCCATCCACCTCAATCCCAACCGCGCCACGCTCTATCGCGATCGGGCGCTGGCGCGCCGGCAGAACGGCGAGCTCGAACTTGCCATCGAGGATTACGACGAGGCGATCGCGCATGATCCCAGGCACGCCGCGCCCTATCACCAGCGCGGTCTCGCGCTCGCGGCCGCCGGCGATCTCGATCGCGCGATTCTGAGCTACAACACCGCGGTCCGCCTCGACCCCTCCGATGCGCAGCCTCGGCTCGACCGCGGCCTCGCCTTCCTGGCCCGTGGCCAAGCGAATGAAGCGCGCGCCGATTTCGAGGCCGCGCTGGCGCTGCCCGCCGGCAAGGATGCCCGTACCCACGATGCAGCGCGCGCAAAGCTCGCCGAACTCGCGAGCGCCGAGCCGACCCGGCTCGCCGCGCCAGGAAGGTGA